Below is a window of Leucobacter sp. Psy1 DNA.
TCCTGTGCTCGTTAGAGGTGGACTGTCTCACCCGTTGCGGCCGATTCGATCGCCGACTCGGCGACGCGCAGCGTCTCCAGCCCCTCGCGGAGGGTGACCGCTTCGTTCCGCACGCCCAGGGTCGCGTCGCGGAAGGCTTCGTGCTCACTTCTGAGCGGTTCGCGCTTGTCGAGCGCGAACCGCGTGATGGTCCCTTCGCTCACGCCGCGGAACGCGGTCATCGCATCCCACGTGCCCTCGGTCGTGCCGTTCTCGAAGAAGGAGAGGTCCGCGGTGAGCGTGTCGGCGATGTATGCGCCTCGCTCGCCGGTGACGACGGTCAGCCGCTCCTTGAACGGGGTCAGCCAGTTGACGATGTGGTTCACCATTGTGCCGTTGGCGAGCTTGCCGGTGATCGCGACCATGTCTTCGTGCTCGCGACCGCTGCGGAAGGCGGTCTGGGCGGCTACGGAGGTGTAGGAGGACTGCGCGAGCCAGGCGGTGAGATCGATGTCGTGGCTGCCGAGGTCCTTCACCACGCCGACGTCCGCGATCCGAACCGGGAACGGCCCCTGCCGGCGCGTCTGGATCTGGTACACATCACCCAGGTCACCGTTCTCGATACGGCCCCGGAGGCTCATGAGCGCCGGGTTGAACCGCTCCACGTGGCCGACCGCAGCAACGCGGTCCGCCGTATCGAACGCGTCGACCAGGCGGGTCGCCGCTTCGAGCGAGTGCGCGACCGGCTTCTCGATGAGCGTGTGCACGCCCGCTTCGGCGAGAGCGAGGCCGACCTCTTCGTGGAACTTGGTGGGAACCGCGACGACTGCGGCTTCGACGCCGGCTTCGATGAGGCCGTGCACCGAGTCCAGTAGGGGGGTGTCGCCGGCCACTCCGTGAGGATCACCCATGGCATCCGCCACGGCGATCAGGTCGATACCGTCCACCTCGCGCAGTAAACGGGCATGGTGACGCCCCATCATGCCGAGGCCGATCAGACCGTACTTGATGCTCATGTATTCATCCTCACCGCTTGCGCAGTCGTGGTCAGGGAACCAGTTCTAGTGTATTCCTCGGCGTCTCAGAGTGTCTCGCAATGCTCTCAGGCACCCTATCGCGGGCTCAGGGACAGCCGGTGATCTCGTAGAGCACCGCATCTCCTTCGCGGTCGACCTCGGTCAGCACGGGGGAGTCCTCAACGTCGGTGATGCCCTCGAAAGGTTCGGCTCTCGGGGTGTTCTTGAACACGTAGCGGGTGCCGAAGTCGAGCACGTAGGAGACATCGAGCTCGTCGGCGATGGTGCACGCCTGCGAGTCGCCGGTCTCGAGCGTGCTCGTCATCTCGGTGATCCGCGGGTCGTACGTGCCGCCCGTGTGCGGCACGAGCACCGGATAGTCGGCGAGCGCGTATGCCAGCGCGCCACCGTTCCACGGGTTGTTCGCGAGCGTCTCGCCTTCCGGAACATGATCGGAGAGGCGTTCGATGAGCGCGCGCTCGTCGGGGCTGAGGAGCTGCGAGTCTTCGCCCGCCACGTACTTGGTGCTGACGTACTGCACCCCGGCGTATGCTCCGGCGCCCTGCGTCGCCGCGAGAAGGAACGCCGCTCCAGCGGCTGCGGCGACGATCAGGGTCCTTCGG
It encodes the following:
- a CDS encoding Gfo/Idh/MocA family protein, whose product is MSIKYGLIGLGMMGRHHARLLREVDGIDLIAVADAMGDPHGVAGDTPLLDSVHGLIEAGVEAAVVAVPTKFHEEVGLALAEAGVHTLIEKPVAHSLEAATRLVDAFDTADRVAAVGHVERFNPALMSLRGRIENGDLGDVYQIQTRRQGPFPVRIADVGVVKDLGSHDIDLTAWLAQSSYTSVAAQTAFRSGREHEDMVAITGKLANGTMVNHIVNWLTPFKERLTVVTGERGAYIADTLTADLSFFENGTTEGTWDAMTAFRGVSEGTITRFALDKREPLRSEHEAFRDATLGVRNEAVTLREGLETLRVAESAIESAATGETVHL